The Anopheles maculipalpis chromosome 3RL, idAnoMacuDA_375_x, whole genome shotgun sequence genomic sequence GTCTTCCGCTTGGGCTACTACCATACAACATACTACAAGCCCGTCCGTACTCGACTCCAATTAACAATCTCGCAATGCATCCCGCTTTTCCACCGCGTTGTCCGCCGTACGGTTCGCCACTGCAAGGATTTATGCAAGGACCACCACCGCCAGTAACGATTGGTCCACCCATACCTCAGCGCCATCCAGGACCACCGGGACCGTTTCTGATGCAGCGTAGCCCAACACCGTTGCAGAACAATCAGTTTAATCAGCGACTTGTCCAGgaaattcaacaaaatcaTCCGCTGCTTGCGTTCAACCGACAGCTGGCCAATTCTTTCAACGCGCCCGGTAATGGGATGAAAATGAACGTGCCTCAAAACTTGCCAAGATCGGCCGTCAAACAGCTGCACTatgcacaacagcagcagcagcagcagcaaaggttGCGACACGGCAACGGTATACCTGGTGGTTTGGCAAGAGAACACGATGAATACGCGAATATGATGAGCAACCGGGACAAACAGTGGTTGATCGGCATACAGCTAACACAGCTGAACTCTGACCTACCTTACTGGAACGATTACTATTTCACCGTGTTTAAGCAACGACTAGCGGCTGGGAAAGGAAATGGTGGCGAAAATCGTATCTACAAGGAAAATCAACTGAGTCATCCATTTACCCAGACGACTCCTACTAGCAAGGAACATGCACATCTGCTACTGCTATCTATGCTAACGAGGAACGTcaagggtggtggtggtggtgccgggATGATGAATTTGCACCGCGAACGCAGAAGTTCCGAATCTAAATCGGCTTACGGTAACGATGGAAAAGATGGTTGCAGTACGGCTCGCTCCTATACGCCGTTTCAGTTCGAAAAATCTCTCGGAAAGCTACAGTGTGGAAGCGTAATTGCACCCCGGAAGCTGATCGATGCTGATGTGATGGGCAGTGACCAACTGAATGGGAATGGCGCTGGAACTGCGGCCGAACAATCTTTATCGCAACGCAAAGCTCGACATGTACTGTTGCTAATTGAAGCACTGTACAAGCTGTTGCTGAAGCTAGAAGACAAGCTGAATCCGATCGCCATAGCAACAGCCAATTTACTGCGTGAAAAGAAATTACGCGAAAGCAATGGTGGTTGCCCTGGGCAGCTGAATAATATAAAAGAAACTGGTGCTACGAATGGCATGCTTGACACGGATGAGTCTTTCGATGACCTATCAGCCGCTCTCATAGGTCAGCTTTCGCAAGAGAAAATTACATCCATACTCGGTGTACGAAAGGGCAGAATTTTGATCCGACGTTCGTTGGCCGTACTCCAAGACCACCCTTCGCGCTGGACGCTCTGGGGCATGATCTTCACCGCTTTGCCCTGCCTGGCCAAGAAAGATCGCGACGATGCAGAGGGACTGCTTCTGGCACTGTTTAGCGAGTTTGAGCGCCAGCTTCGATCCGGCACGATGGAAGATTTGCTCTCGGTTGCGAAGACGATCGGTGCATCACGCAAGGTGATGCTGTGCATCGTGAGCAGTAAGTTTCTCCTGTCCTGCATCATAACGATCATCTTTCAGATGGAACtgttttgtggcaaaaatccaGCTTCGCTGCAAACCACTGCCGAGGACGATCACTGGTGGATAACGTTCCTGGTAGACGTGAACCAGGTTGTGAAGGATAATATTATCGGCCCGAGCACCGGTGGGAGCATTTCGATCAATCCAGATAACAATATTGTACGCACGTTACGGGTACACTTTGCCCGGTTCGGTACACGGGTCGATGGGACGGATCTGCTTAACTTTATTACCGACAATGGAAATGGTCAGCAAAGATTGGGACCCATCGGTAGGAAACAATCGCTACAGGAAACAAACATCACAGCCaagtgaagcgaaaaaaactGGGCTGTTGGAAGGACGAATTCAGGATATGTTTCGCTTAAAAACATTCGTCGAAATATAGGGAATCCGCACAAATATCCTCCTATTGTTAATCGAAGGCacgattttaattttaatccaCGATATAAAAtgatatttgttttatcttactcgatcttttttttaatatttgttctACGAGCACTAACTCTAGGGCTCTTTAGGATATAtaagacacacacgcacttgtAAAGTGTGCCAGAACTGAATGTGCATTTTGGTAGATGGTCACTAAAGTTCCTTAAATCCCGTCAGTTCCAGCTTTTCTTTGGAAGAGCACGCGGTTGCAAATGAAGTTAAACGAAACCGATCAGATACACGTATTTGAATCTATTCCATGCTCCAAGCTGTGACATATACCGCATTGTTAGAGACTGCttttgcaacaacaaacaaacaaacaaaaaactacaatGTTGACTAGTAACTTAAGTTCGCACTTATCCTTCCCCTCTTATCCTATAGAAGCGAAAGCTAAAAATGATGGACTACCGGATGTTTTCATTACAATGTGATTATACCGTTTTAGTTAGATTTGGGAAGCAAATAATAGCCAGTAATAGGAAGATGAGTAGTTAGTAGTAGTTATGTGTATGGTATCTTGTTATACCTACCCGAATCTCCTCTACCACGTGATTTATGAATGTCGATATCTTAaatattttgccataaaaCGTATCTAAAAATGAGCATCGATGAAGCACTTAGTATTAGTAGGCCAATGATCATGATCCACCtttaaaatcattcattttttCCTATGTTGAGTAAGTGTTACCATTAATAGCTGTTTGGCAGGGCTATATAACCAAAATTTACTCTGGCGAATCTCTATACTTTGGACTGGAGTGTAAACGTTTCATGACATTTaaatgatatatttttttaatgtaggAAGTAGTGTATAACATGCactttgtatgcttttttgcCCTCTAAAATCTTTCACAGCTATCATCGTCTGTAGGCTACACAAACGTTTTCGTGCTTAGTATTATTCGCTTGGCAATTTTATTAATACAGCCTATAAGCATTTTTAGATTAAATTGTTCTTTGTCGGCGACGGAAAACGGAGGAAggtataaataatttcatcgcTACTCGGCAATAACATTCAACATAGCTATTTCTTGCCCAGAAAGCTaattaatatttcaataaaaacggCATGTGAAGCAACTGCgatgtaaattattttacgaATGTAATTAAAAGCGAATTAAATATGGTTAAAACAATTACAACTACACGTGCGTACCGCAAAGTTTAACCGTTGGAGAGTAAACTAAATAAATCGATCTTATTACACTTTTCTGTTCTACCGCTTACGAACGCGAGCAAAACTGTTGTGTCCGTCCTGTTATGTATAATTTCTATTGCGAGTGATATATCACACAGGTGTTTAAGAATAAGAAGACTAAAGCATCATGTTGACTATATACAGGTAGCAACACTCTAAAATGTTTTTAGTACTGATCTTTCAAATAATCGTTGAAGTGTCGTTTCATTCCCTCAAAGTCGCTGTTTGGTATGGTATTAGTGTCGGCGATCGTGCCGCAACTGATCGGGGTCCGTTCATCAGACTTCTTATTAACAGTGGTTATAGTATAATTCGTAGGTTTAATCCTAATAATGACTGAGAGAATatgttaatttaataaaaactaTGAAAGATATGCAAAATGGTGGATCTATGTGGGTTTGTGGAAGCGGTGACTTCAATTCCATCTCAGTTTGGTCCTTAAAACTCATTACGGAATAGATGGTTCGGTGCTATTCTCATGGCATAACCAGTACACTGGAGCCTGACAAGTATAATTTGCTGCACAAGGGCGAGATTAGGGCTTTCCCTTGTCCTTCCACATTCGGGGCTTCAAATCCTTCTGAGGGTTTCACCAGTCTTCGACAAAGTTCTTGTCGCAGAGGCTGCCTTCCAGCTTCATCTATCGCGACGGTGTTTTAGATGGTTGTTTGCTTATTGATCATTAAACTGGTACTTTTCCCAAAATATTCATCTTAGTTAGTAAGCTTCTACCAAAGCTCTAATTATATCTTTGTCATAATTCAGTGTTTAACGGGATCTAATTTGATTCATTACAGAGTTCCTAATTTCTAAACATAACAAGCATACTTTCATTATAAtccttttattttacagcgATAGTCCCTCAAACCCAAGGTCCCCACAATGTCCACTTCCACGTCCAGCGGCAGCAAAATGGCTGTGATGGATCGCGATCTTTGCAGTCTTATGGTGGAGATGCCCTCCGAAAAAGTGTCTGTACGCCAGAAAGCTTTCAACAAGATGAACACCATCCTCAGCAACCGAGAAGAAGACTTCTTGGCCTACATGTCGTCCGATTCGTTCGAAACGGCGTGGAGTGCTTTGTTTGATGCTGTTTATCACGGCATCCAGAAGCAGAGCTATACCGCAGCGAGCAAGGGACAGCCGCAGAGCAAAAATTACGACTATGTCGTGGTACTACATAAGCTCATTGAATTGGCGATGGATCGAGAGGAGGGGCCGCAGCTTTCGTACGGTCAGCTGATTAGATGTTGTGTGCACGCGATGTCGGATCAGGCATTGCGGGAGGGCTTCGGAATGTGCTTCCTGCAGGCGTTGCAAAAATTCGTGCTTTCCTCTAGGTGGAGCTTAACGACGGTGAGCTACGAACAATGGAAAGATATTCTGGACGGATGTTTCGTGATGATGGATTCCTCACAAGCGGCAAGGTATACTGCTGCAAGTTGCCTTTCGCTAGCGGTGGTGAAATTTCTAAACAATTGCTCGATGTCCACTTTGCTAGCCACCTATCTGACTCGTTTGATGGACCACATTCGCCAAACGGCAAATGAGAAGAAGAGCAATGTTCTTTACGAACTCATTAATACGGCTTTAAACGTTATCCAGGCGGTAAGCTTTCACTACGCTTTTAAACTTCAAATGTTATTGTGAATAAATTGTTGCTCTTCTTTTAGATTGCAGTAGATTGTAAGAGCAAGATAATCCAGTTCATGGAGGCTCTCGTTCCATACACGGTGAAGATTTACAAGGAAGGCAATCTTCGCAATGAACAGAAAAGTGTACTGTTCCGGCTGATGCACCTGTCGTTGATCGTTTTGTATCCGGAAGGCAAGTCACACGTTCACGTAAAAAGACTTACGAAAGATTGCCCCCGGCCTTCCGAGGATGAGGAAGTGTTTAGAAAAACGTTGCGTGAGTACCACTATATTGTGACGAGTGAGATGAAGGTTCGGGAACTGTCTTCCTCGTCACAAGGCGCTAAGGACAGCGTTCTGCTTTGTGAtggttttgttcattttgctGCTCGTCTGTGTTATACGGTACGGAAATATATTTTGCATGATGGTGCTGGCTGTTGCAagtataatattttaatttaaacttttgtgGCAGGTTTATTGGAATGAGGATAATTGGAAGGAAAGCAACAGTGATGAGTCGGCCGTTAAGAGAAACAAGCAGTTCAACAAACTTCAAAGTATAATGGATATGATCGTTGCAGCCCCGAATCACTACAATATACGTTGGTATGTTACATCTTTTATCAGGATATCCTGCCAGATATTTCTTAatcttgtttttaaattttactgactgtttctaaaatatttttgaatttatcttAATTTGTTTAGACGGAGACACATATTTAAAGCAATAGGTAAAAATTATAAGCGCAAAAGAATACAaaatttttggataattttttttaaaccaagtATTACAAATTTCTCGCCAAGCGACAGCTTACTGCATATAAAATGTTCTTGTTTATTCACAAAATAGCCCAAAAATATGAGTGGTTCGTAACGTCCATTTGGGATTTAAACAGTTGCGTGCGCACGCTACTTTTGCTCCGTTTGTTGCTTATAAGAGCATGATGggttttacaataaaaaaaacttctttttttctctgaggaacggcctggtcgtattgctaataaaaaaaaattctatagaaatcgaatcgaatcgaaaaaagTAACTAATAACCGAATTCATGATTCATTAAATGATTCGAAAatgttcaattaatttttacaaacaaaaatatatatatcgGCTTCACACTCCCAGTTTTATCTGATGTGATATAGCAGGTGATCTTATTTTATTGACGGTCatttatgtgcttttttccaaaaaaatcttaaatcttaaaaaaatcattccaaatATACTTgggaaatggtaaaaaaaaagtgtggaATGAACTGAAAATGGTCCAGGAAATCGTCCaacatttagaaaaaaattactAAGCAATCGTATTAATCCCTTACCTTTCCTTTGTAGGATGTTCATCTTATCAGCGGTACTCGATAGATACGAGGCTGCTATTAGCGCTGAAGACTACATGCGTCTGCTGCAGCTTTTATGTAACATACAACCAACATTACAATCTGTGCAAGAGCATAATGCTTTTTACCGATGTTGTTCCGAGCTGCTCAACTTCGAAAGTAAACCAGCCTACAAAGCAATCGCCACAATATTCAAAGCTGAACAAATGGAACTGTGGAACAAAATCGTAGCTTGCACATTCCGTGGATGTACCAACACCGCTGCCCGAACGTGCAGTGAATCGAACCTATTGCTTCAGCTGCTGATACGCCACCGGAAATATCCTAACATTAGCTTCCTAAATGGTACCGTGCTGGAAGCTTTTTACACCTCTGCGGTGGAGAAAACGAACCCCAACGTTGGTACAGTGTTGAGCATACTGGACACGGTAGGGAATGTAGAATGTTTGGGCAGTGTGGACGCTGTACTTACGAAACTGTTCAACTACCTTTACCTACAAACGCATGAAACCAAATCCAAAGCAATATTTAACGCAAAGGAACAATTAAGTGCGAAGCTGTTGGCACAAATTTCTATTCTAGCCGTGGTAACGAAGCGTTCTGAACCGAAACAGGACAAGGTACGGAACGTGGACAAGGCACAACAGGCTGTTTTGCATGAAAGTTTGTATCAAGAACAAGACGAACAGCTGCAAGCTTTAGAGCAACGGCTTCGTCTACATAGTCTGGACGAACTGATGCTGGTGGAAGAACGCCCGAAGCGAAAGAACGATTCACAGCCGATCGAGAGAATCTACTACAACATTAACGACGCATTATTCGCGCGTCTCTGTGAACtagtaaattttgaaaaaaacataCTGCCGGATGATGATAATCTTCTAGTTCATCGTTTAATATGCATCTGCTACGATCTAGAGCTGTATCTGCAAATGTTGAACGTGCTGCTACTCCACGAAGCGTACAACGAACAGCAGTGTAACAAAAGCccattctacaaaaaggtacTGCTAAAGTTCGATCAATTAAACGCGGGGTTCGAGCGATTGTTGCGCGATGCGTcgttaaatgaaaacaaaacgggtATTATCGCTGATCGTTTGCTAGCACTAATTCGTGGTCCGTATCATCCAACAATCAAGAAGTTGCTACAGAAAACGGAACATACGATGATTTTGCGCTGGACGATCGGCCAGATTGATCTCGCCGAAGGTGAAGATTCACAGTACGTAACGGTGGTGGAGGAAGATCAACTTTCTTCCTATCAGCGCTGTCGTCGATGTTTGCATCACGTCTTGGCAGAATATCTACAGTACGATGGGCCAAGTGCGAATGAAGTTCACGATCTGCTGGACAAGTTGGGGCTTAATGTGTACAACAGTTTGGATTTGTTCTACCTGTTCGATTTGTGTCGTATTTTGCTGAAACAAGCTTCACATGAGCTGGTCGCAGTTTGGGTGCTTCGGAACATAGTGGAAGTTTGCAAAATCCATTACACCAATCCGAGCATTACGGAGATGATTATGGATTTATATGCAGGTAAGCGAAagtaatttgtatttttaatttatatttatttattttacatatttttgcgTCATTTGCCAATTATTGCACACCTAAAGGAGacttttcaaatttcatatattttgAAATAAGGCagaaaaattgggaaaataaagtaaaaagaaaaaacattcatttgcaaacaaacttaAAAATCCAATTAAAATCGTGATCAATTATTGTACGCTTAAGAtcactcatcatcatcataatctgATGATGCTAGATCTGCTAGAATGAGAAATCACAGATTCATCtggtctgatattttttaacgtAATTTTTGTgcgaaatttttattttggaacATGACGAAATAAACTATATTTTGATGATACAGGATTGTTAGCTGTTTGAGTTTAGAAATCCATTCGCTTTTATgggtaaatatttgaattggCATCTAAAAAATACGCTAAAGCGTCCTGCTTTTGAAAGTAATCAAAATACCTGTAGCAGAAATGTTCAATAtttcaggaaaaaaatatgttcgtCATTAAGTGttttaaacttttaaaaacaaagcaacttTTATATAATGTGCAACAATTGGGTAGTGTGCATTAATTGGCAAACTTACCCTACTGGACATGCTGTATgcttaatgaaaattttatttttaaacttacaGATTTAGCTTCTTTTGTAAGCCCATATGAAAACATGATACGCAATGTAACGATCGTACTGTATTCGTTTGTAAAGCAGTGCGCCAAGCATACGTACTCTAACGCGCTGCAGGTTAAGATATTTGCCCAGGTCAAGTATCTGCTCCGAGCCTATCCGCAACACATCCGCACCCAAGCGCACGAAAGCATTTACACTGGTTTGGTGCCACTTCTAAACAATCCAAGCTATTGCGTCAAGTTAGAAGCAGTTAGAAACATATTGCATTTTATGAAACACGATTGGGCGCACAGTGATGTTGCGTCCATTCCATCCACTTTTTATGAATTTCAAATGGAGCTGTATGATACGATCGATTTCGATGAGCTGATACGTAATACAAAAGAAGCCGAACGGGTTAACGTTATTAGTTGCTGTCTCCAGTTGCTATTTGGAATATTCCACTCGAACTTTATGCTACGGCGCAGAGCTCTGTGCGATTTTGTACTGCTTATCCAGTTGGGAAATGTAAACGATGGTAAGATTACACGGGTCCTGTCGATCGTACTCTTTAGAAATCATACAGTACATATACCGctgaatatatatttttttgtatcttaaaGATAAAATTGCACACACCATACAAATCACTTCCCGTACCAGCGATTTAGACTTCAGAAAGCTACTCCAATCGAATCTCGACTCCGTGTTGGAACAGTGGCTTACCAAAGGAAATAGATTGTTAGATTTTCCTTACCGATTAGTTGGAAAGATCGCTTCCATCGAAGAGTTTGTGCAGCAGTATAAGAAAAGCATTGCCTTCGTCATCCTGAGCATGCAGCCGGACCTGTTCGAACAGTTCTGCCAATCTGTCGGCTTACAGCAAACAGAAATGGTGAAGGTATGTTcgattttttatgttgtatcTAAGCTAAAGCCCAAAATTACTCGATATGTGCCGAAGACACCTGCAATTAGAATTTGTGTTTAATTTCACCaatcaaaatttcatttcagaGTATACTGCCGAAATGTGTGTCGTTTCTCCTACCAAAATACACCAAATGTACAGAAATGACCACCAAGTACAACACGATGGCCAGTCGCATGCACAAGGCACTTGCACCTTTTCTCAGCACGGTAGATTTGAAAGAGCACGTGTCAGAAATCATTAAACATCTCACCTACCGCCTGAACCAAAGTGATGAGCTGGGAAAGCTGACCGATCTAGACCTTCCCAGCTGCTCAACTGATGATCTGTCCATTAGCATACCCACCTACACAAAAGCACTGGAGCATTTAAAACAGTCCGTTTGGGGATCACAAACGATCAAGTTTACCTTGTTAAGCAAtctgtgtttaaaaaatagttCCGCAATCGAACGGACCCTAATGGAAGTAAAACGATGGATGTGGGCTGCTGAAGAACCGGAGCAAAAAATGATCCACCTGCTTCAGTACACCATTCTGCTGGATCAGCTAAAGGAGTACATCGATCAGCAGAAGGAACGTACATTTAAACCGTACCTGGTGCGTGATGTGGTTTGCTTCCTGTGCAATACACTGTCAACATTTCCTGCGCTACGCTTAGCCACACTGAACAGTTTCGATCGGTTTCTTGCACATGTGGTAACATCGGCCGATGCATCCGAGCTACTCTCCGAACAGTTGCATTTCATCGTATCATCGCTGCTGGAGGTGGAAAGTGTAGATCCTTCGTCGAACATTTCGAATAAAGCGCTCTCAATGTTacggtttttaattttacaacacACAACCATATTTGGTGACGCTATCGGTAATCTCAACTACTTGCCATGTGACAAGCGCTTCGATGAACTGCGGTTGATGATTACGCGCCAAAAAACGGTTGGCCATGAAAGTTTGCTGCCTGGTGAGGAAATTTCTGCCCTCATTGAGCTGCCCAACATCAGGTACGAAGATTTAGctgctttaaaaattatggtgagtgtttttagtttgtttagtttttatcaatttatggTAGAAACTAAATGTTTGTCTTCTAAAAAGCTAACTACGAAAAAGACTGATCTGAAGCGGTTGTGCGACGAATTGTCCGACCAGTGTTCGTCCTCGTTTGCTAGCGACGAAAGCATCCTACATCGGTTGATATACATTTTACTAGAAGTTGTGCGAAATTCTCCATTTGATAAGGTAATTTTATAAAGTAGTATTTTAGacaaatattaatttcatatGTGATGCTGTCTTTGCTTTACAGCGCTCGATAGAGGCTCTCCGGTGTTTAGGAGAAATAGGACCGATTGATTTGGGCACAATGTTACTCAAGTCCGATGCAGAAATGATTGCATACGACACGGTTAGGAATAACAAATATACAAAATAGTACAAGAAATTAATTGTAGATAACATTTTTCAGATCAATAATTCCAAGGAAGCAATCGAACAGTGCGTCGATGTTTTGCTGAGCGAGCTGAATGTATTGCTGacgagtaaaaaaatgtccgTGGCAAACATGGCTTCCCTAGTTTGCTATAAATTGCTATTCGGCAAAACATTCCACGCATTGGCGGGTTTGTATTTCActtttcaattcaaaatattcaattgCATTACTAACGGTAACGTTATCGTTTCTCTTCCACAGCAAAGCTTCCAACTCTTTATCCATTTTTGGGCACTTCTCAGGAAGAAGTAAAACTATTCTCGTACACATCGGGTCGGGATTTGAATTTGCAGCCGATTCTTGTCCATGAGCGACTCATCTATCCCGTGTTTGTTCAGCAGTTATCTACAGCATTATTAGCATTTTTGGGTAATACGATGCTTAAAAAGTTGACCGAACAGGAAACTACATTTGCAGAAAAGATCATCCCATTGCTAGTACAGATAGCGATCAAGCAATTTGAAGAATCGGTTATCGAAAAAATGGGCAATTTTGTAAGTGTTTTTGTGGTGTACAGTGGGTGGGAAAAAATTATGTGTCCAGTAGAGATGGGAAAAACGGCTCCGGCACTTATGTCATATGCATTTCTGGTTTGCAGATTAACGATTTTTTCTCCAAATTCGACCTCATTCGAAGCGACCCAAATCAGCATAATATCTTCAACGATCCCAAAGCAATACAACTAATGCTTACGATTGTGGAATGCGCCAGGATCCATAATCAGCTGTGCGTATTGATATGTTGTTGAGTAAGAAATTAAGCTTTACTAACGATGAAAACTTTTCTGCATTCCGTAGGTTTCCACAGTATAAAATCCCCATTAACTATCTACCGGTAGCGCAAGCCTCCCAATTCTGTCAGGCACACTTTAAAGCGATCATGTACGGTGAGCAATGGTATCGAGAGGAGGATGAAATGGGGAACGCTGATGCGAAAAGGCATACCAAACTGCTGGATCTTATGAAGCAGTGTCATCTGGCTATCGGTGTAAATGATGCTGTTCAATCTTTCCTAAATCCAATCCAGGAACGGATAGAATACTATCGCCTGGAGCAAAATTATGGCAAATGTTTGGTTATGCAGGATGCTACTTCAGCGTGGCGAGATAACGCCCGGGAAGGTACTAGCTGCACCAGTGCTCAGGAAGGCTTTTTGCAAACGCTTAAAGATTCTTGTCTGTATGGATTGGCAAGATCATTCCACGTCGCACCACAGCAGATGATCGATTACGAATGTGCGTGGCGTTTATCGGACTGGAACGTTGTTATTGACACTGACGGCACGGATGCAATGGGAACTATTAGCACAACGAATGGGCTGCAGCTGCAATCACGCTTCTTCGAGCGTGCCCACTATACAGCTCTCAAGTGTTTGCAGTTGCGTGATGAGGTGGCGGTGGACAGTGCGATCATTGAGGCTCGGCGCGCCGttagtgaaattttcaagCTTACCAGCATTGAATCGACCAAACACATTTACCACGGTATGTGTCGTTTGCGTATGTTGCAGCAGATAGAAGACTTTGGGGAAATTCATTTTGCCAAACAGATCGATTGCGAGCAGGATATGATGCAGAAGTGGAAGCAACAGGACGAACTTCCGCACAGTGAATTTACGCTGATGGAATCGATTCTTTCGCAGCGGTTGTCCATTTTTACTACTGCCGGGATTCGGGCGAAACGTAACTGGATTCCACCGGCTGTCTACAGCACGCTGTTGCTCTTGATTCACGAATCGCGCCTTAGAGGATACGACGATTGTGCGATACGAAATGTGGCACTGATCGGCAAGGAGGAAATGGTGCCAGCCAACATTCAATCGGTCGTAATGCTTGAGAACGCTCAGCTCAATTGGTCGTCCGGTCATCGGTTGGTGGCACGTGAACTTGCCTGGGAAGTAATGACTAACAACAAGTACAACGATCCGATGGTAAAGGCGGTCGCGTTTAGACTTTACGGCGAGTTTCAGGCTGAGGGTCACTTGCAAGAGATCAAGTCGCTTTGTACCGATTACTTCCAACAGGCGGAAAAGTGTGTCAACTATGTACATTCCAAGCAGGGTGCAGGCAACGATCAGAAAGCACCTTCCGGCACGATTCCTTCCAGTCATCGTTGTTTTGAGGTGGATCGTAACTATACCGTTCAGCATACGGTCGCCAAATACGCGGATCGAGAATTTGTTCGG encodes the following:
- the LOC126563725 gene encoding serine/threonine-protein kinase ATM; translation: MSTSTSSGSKMAVMDRDLCSLMVEMPSEKVSVRQKAFNKMNTILSNREEDFLAYMSSDSFETAWSALFDAVYHGIQKQSYTAASKGQPQSKNYDYVVVLHKLIELAMDREEGPQLSYGQLIRCCVHAMSDQALREGFGMCFLQALQKFVLSSRWSLTTVSYEQWKDILDGCFVMMDSSQAARYTAASCLSLAVVKFLNNCSMSTLLATYLTRLMDHIRQTANEKKSNVLYELINTALNVIQAIAVDCKSKIIQFMEALVPYTVKIYKEGNLRNEQKSVLFRLMHLSLIVLYPEGKSHVHVKRLTKDCPRPSEDEEVFRKTLREYHYIVTSEMKVRELSSSSQGAKDSVLLCDGFVHFAARLCYTVYWNEDNWKESNSDESAVKRNKQFNKLQSIMDMIVAAPNHYNIRWMFILSAVLDRYEAAISAEDYMRLLQLLCNIQPTLQSVQEHNAFYRCCSELLNFESKPAYKAIATIFKAEQMELWNKIVACTFRGCTNTAARTCSESNLLLQLLIRHRKYPNISFLNGTVLEAFYTSAVEKTNPNVGTVLSILDTVGNVECLGSVDAVLTKLFNYLYLQTHETKSKAIFNAKEQLSAKLLAQISILAVVTKRSEPKQDKVRNVDKAQQAVLHESLYQEQDEQLQALEQRLRLHSLDELMLVEERPKRKNDSQPIERIYYNINDALFARLCELVNFEKNILPDDDNLLVHRLICICYDLELYLQMLNVLLLHEAYNEQQCNKSPFYKKVLLKFDQLNAGFERLLRDASLNENKTGIIADRLLALIRGPYHPTIKKLLQKTEHTMILRWTIGQIDLAEGEDSQYVTVVEEDQLSSYQRCRRCLHHVLAEYLQYDGPSANEVHDLLDKLGLNVYNSLDLFYLFDLCRILLKQASHELVAVWVLRNIVEVCKIHYTNPSITEMIMDLYADLASFVSPYENMIRNVTIVLYSFVKQCAKHTYSNALQVKIFAQVKYLLRAYPQHIRTQAHESIYTGLVPLLNNPSYCVKLEAVRNILHFMKHDWAHSDVASIPSTFYEFQMELYDTIDFDELIRNTKEAERVNVISCCLQLLFGIFHSNFMLRRRALCDFVLLIQLGNVNDDKIAHTIQITSRTSDLDFRKLLQSNLDSVLEQWLTKGNRLLDFPYRLVGKIASIEEFVQQYKKSIAFVILSMQPDLFEQFCQSVGLQQTEMVKSILPKCVSFLLPKYTKCTEMTTKYNTMASRMHKALAPFLSTVDLKEHVSEIIKHLTYRLNQSDELGKLTDLDLPSCSTDDLSISIPTYTKALEHLKQSVWGSQTIKFTLLSNLCLKNSSAIERTLMEVKRWMWAAEEPEQKMIHLLQYTILLDQLKEYIDQQKERTFKPYLVRDVVCFLCNTLSTFPALRLATLNSFDRFLAHVVTSADASELLSEQLHFIVSSLLEVESVDPSSNISNKALSMLRFLILQHTTIFGDAIGNLNYLPCDKRFDELRLMITRQKTVGHESLLPGEEISALIELPNIRYEDLAALKIMLTTKKTDLKRLCDELSDQCSSSFASDESILHRLIYILLEVVRNSPFDKRSIEALRCLGEIGPIDLGTMLLKSDAEMIAYDTINNSKEAIEQCVDVLLSELNVLLTSKKMSVANMASLVCYKLLFGKTFHALAAKLPTLYPFLGTSQEEVKLFSYTSGRDLNLQPILVHERLIYPVFVQQLSTALLAFLGNTMLKKLTEQETTFAEKIIPLLVQIAIKQFEESVIEKMGNFINDFFSKFDLIRSDPNQHNIFNDPKAIQLMLTIVECARIHNQLFPQYKIPINYLPVAQASQFCQAHFKAIMYGEQWYREEDEMGNADAKRHTKLLDLMKQCHLAIGVNDAVQSFLNPIQERIEYYRLEQNYGKCLVMQDATSAWRDNAREGTSCTSAQEGFLQTLKDSCLYGLARSFHVAPQQMIDYECAWRLSDWNVVIDTDGTDAMGTISTTNGLQLQSRFFERAHYTALKCLQLRDEVAVDSAIIEARRAVSEIFKLTSIESTKHIYHGMCRLRMLQQIEDFGEIHFAKQIDCEQDMMQKWKQQDELPHSEFTLMESILSQRLSIFTTAGIRAKRNWIPPAVYSTLLLLIHESRLRGYDDCAIRNVALIGKEEMVPANIQSVVMLENAQLNWSSGHRLVARELAWEVMTNNKYNDPMVKAVAFRLYGEFQAEGHLQEIKSLCTDYFQQAEKCVNYVHSKQGAGNDQKAPSGTIPSSHRCFEVDRNYTVQHTVAKYADREFVRLSKFVRSQEWEARKINLARMEEEAVRLKAEAASATDQRRKDLGRSLHFMHKNLQRDKKAAEEVEQSRGDYLNLALCYYLMYAKQTTIVSDMVIFRIISLWLNNQDNKNAKDLIEESLLSIPSYKFIAVLPQLTPRVGLDSVVGALVQKALVRCALDHPHHTLPFVFAQLHAFKDQPDDETPANDNRLLGVREVYKKLKKEPTLEQMLQQSERMNLALIELANKTLSSSPSFREYTMTKRDPLGLLDNLDLVHCPTVELPVIKDGNYRSRIVGIKRWDPKVIGVGGINAPKKLTCLCLNGTKRTQLLKGKDDMRQDAVMQQVFGILNILLRHDKETAHRKLSVRTYKVVPLSRQSGVLEWCNNTMPIGAWLLTGHVKYRPQDIEPTAARKKYANNAQAGMTVDKKLQNYLDLCNKIRPVFRHYFLEQYLKPGVWFERQQNYIKSVAASSMIGYVLGIGDRHVQNILIDKLTGEVIHIDFGIAFEMGKNLPTPETVPFRLTRDIVDGMGISGVEGVFRKSCEKTLEVLRNNQTIILAILEVLLYDPLYSWNVLSNKKANRRQQQAYLTSGSDDESEEAIGLSIRRDINVTAERTLMQVEEKLLGQEDNKYISVEGQVQMLIFSATNKRNLCQVFAGWQPYL